CGAGGTTAAACTCACAAATCCGGGTTTTACTGCTATTGGTCCATTAGTTACACTTGATGACCTAATCCAAAGTGTAGAGAGTTTAGCTAATCCAGATGGCACTTTCAGCCGTCTATTTGTTGACGACTTAACAACGGCGAATAAGTACGGTGGCGTACAATTCCAAGCAGGAGACGCAGGAACTGTTCCAGGAGGCTTGTGGTTCCGTCCCTCAGAACTGGAGGAAGAACAAGGACAATTAGAAGTCGGAACTTTCAAGTTCAAATTTACGGAAGTGCTTCCTGAACTGAAAATTGCCTATTTCGACACAGAGTCGAGTGGTACAACAGGAGTTCCTGATTTTGGCGGTGTTCTGGACACTGACGGGGTATTAGATGCAGGTTCTAATCCTATTATTCCAGGTCCCGATGGTAATATCTCGTACCAAATCTGGAAAGATGTAAGCTTCATCACACTAAAATTGGGTCAAGATAATCCAATGGTCGGTAAATCGGGTGATGGCGTTGACTTCCAGCTAGAGACAACTGCAGATATACCCGAACCGGCAACTACTCTGGGTTTAGGTGCGTTAGGGTTGATGGGTGCTTTAGGTTTACGCAAGCGCAACAAGAATTTGTCGTAGTCTCTGAAAACTAGGACAAGAGTTCTTAGCAACAATCTACTCTAGGGAAAAGTACTTTTCCTTAGAGTATCGTTTTTTTCGTTTTCCTAGTTTGACTGTCAGGTAGGGCTGGGGCAGTTAAAGCCGTGTTCTATTAGCTTTGCGATCGCATCCCTCCCCAAAAATCCGCAAACAGTGGCTCATATCGACTTTTACCGGGACTGGCATTTATGATCAATGCAGGATCATAAGCTGGTTTAAACAATGCCGCGATCGCTCCAAGTTCACTCTCACTCCGTTTCCCGCGTTAAATCGTCCCTCTTGCGGAATGGCTTTCCCAGTCAGAAGCTTTTGGCGGAAGCCTTGAGTATCTCCCAATCCACCGTGAGCAACTTCCTCAACGGCAAACCCGTGGATTATATCAATTTCGTGGAACTTTGCGCCGCATTAGGGCAGGAATGGCGAGATATCGCTGATTTAGAGACTCCATCTCCCGCTTTGGAGGTACGGGAAATCAGAGCAAAAGTGCTGATGAGTGGATACCCGCCCCATTTTAATCTGACACAAACAATACAACAGGCAATTTGTCAAGCGGGTCATGACGTTTTTTTGGCGCAGCAAAATACTGCCCTGGATAACTACTTAAAGCTATCCGATTACTTGCTGCTGCTATTATCCCAAACCACCGCCGTTAGCGAAATGGTACTCGAACAAGTTCGGCTGGCTAAGACGTTACACCACATCACGCCCCAAAAACCCGCAATTTTGCCCATTTTAGTGGACGTTTGTCAGAATGGAAATGGTATCAGTACCCCCTTACCTTTTGATTTACTTGGCTATCTCCAAGGCACTCAACCCTGGCACTGGCGTTGTCATGATGATCCGACGATTCTCGCCTCAGAAGTTCTCCAGGTTCTCAGCCAAGGGCGCACCGCTTTGCCAACGGATCATCAATTGGCGATTTCTTGGAGTAAACTGACTCCCCAAACACAGAAAAATACATCACTTCATGCGCCTCTCCCTGTCGCTGCACCAGAATTACCCGAAGGGCAAGTCGATCTTGACTCTACCTTTTACATTAATCGCCCGCCCATTGAATCGGTTTGTTATGAAACCATAACTCGACCGGGGGCATTAATCCGAATCAAAGCCCCCCGACAAATGGGAAAAACCTCTTTGATGGCGCGAATTCTGCGTCATGCTGAACAGCAGGGATCTCAAACTGTGGCTTTAAGTTTACAACTGGCAAATCAGCGGATATTAGCGAATTCTAATACATTCTTAGAATGGTTTTGTGCCAGTGTCAGTTTAGCCTTGGGGCGACTCGATCCCGAACAACTGGCAAAATATGCCCAGTTAGCGGATATGATTGGCAGCAATCAAAGCTGTAAAGCCTATTTTGAACAGTATTTACTTCCCCATATTTCCACCTCATTGACATTAGGATTAGATGAAGTGGATCGCCTCTTTGCCTCTCCGGAAATTGCCGATGACTTTTTCGGGTTATTACGGGCATTGCATGAGGAAGCGAAACGGCGCGAGATTTGGCAGAAATTCCGGTTAGTGGTGGTACATTCTACGGAAGTATATGTTCCCTTGGATATGAATAAATCGCCCTTTAATGTAGGATTACCGATTGAATTGCCAGAGTTTAATCAACAACAGGTGATGGAGTTAGCCAGACGCCATGGATTAGAATGGTCGATTGAAACGGTAGATTCTCTGGTTACCTTAGTTGGTGGACATCCTTATTTGGTGAGACTGGCACTTTATCATATTGCCCGTCAGGATATGACATTAGAGGACATCCAGCAAACCGCGCCCACGGAAGCAGGAATTTATAGTGATCATTTGCGCCGCCATTTGTGGAATTTGCAAACCTATCCGGAATTATTGGACGCGATGAAAGCCATAGTAATGGCATCGACGCCAGTCCGTTTACCCTCGCAACAGGCGTTTAAATTAAACAGTATGGGACTGGTAAAACTCTTTGGTAATGATTGCACGCCTCGGTGTCAATTGTACCAGAAATATTTTCGCGATCGCTTGGCGTAAGTGTGGGGAACAGGTGATTCTATTCGCCAACCGAATTTTGGAAAAGAGAGAAAATGGGATGCTCCCGATCTATAGCAACCGCCATAGCGGTTAGGACATATCATTTATGTAGAGACGCGCCATGGCGCGTCTCTACAATGGTGCCGAAAGTTCTTAAAACCTTACCAGCATTGATTTTCTCGCCTGTAGTTGACACATAAGACCGACGTGCGCCCGATTTAACCACCATGACGTAAATCCCCCTGCCTCCAATCGTCATAAATTCCTCATTTTTTCCCGATAAGATGAGGGGATGGATAAGGGTGGCTCATTTTCACCAGTCCACGACTAACCAAATTCTGAGGAAGGGCAATCCATGTCAAAAACCACATTAGCCAAAAATCAACTTCGCAAATGCCCAACCGGGATCAAAGGATTAGACGAAATTACTGATGGCGGATTGCCGTTAGGACGAACAACTCTGATTTGTGGAACAGCCGGGTGTGGAAAGACGTTAATGGGGATGGAGTTTATAGTAAGGGGTATCCTGGACTACTCAGAATCGGCTGTGTTCATGGCGTTTGAAGAAACGGCGGCAGAATTGACCCAAAATGTCGCCTCTTTGGGTTGGGATTTGGACGAATTGACGGCAACAGAAAAACTCTCGATTGATTATGTTTATATTGACCCGCAGGAGATTGAAGAAACTGGGGACTATGATTTAGAAGCTTTATTTATTCGCCTCGGTAGTGCCATTGATGCCATCGGTGCCAAGCGAGTTGTCCTGGATACTGTTGAAGTGCTGTTTTCTGGCTTGTCCAATACCGCGATTGTCCGGGCAGAGTTGCGGCGGTTATTTCGCTGGTTGAAAACGAAAGGGGTTACGGCAATTGTTACCGGGGAAAAAGGGGAGAACTCTCTGACTCGTTATGGCATCGAAGAGTATGTTTCTGATTGCGTGATTCGCCTCGATCACCGTCTCTACGAAGATATTTCAACCCGTAAATTGCAAATTGTCAAGTACCGGGGGTCTAGTCACGGGACAAATGACTATCCCTTTCTGATTAATTCAGACGGGATTACTGTATTGCCAATTACATCCGTGGGATTAGATCATACCGTAACCCACGAACGGATATCGAGTGGGATTGAACGCCTCGACACTATGCTGGGAGGGGAGGGATATTTTCGTGGTAGCAGTATTCTGATCACAGGGACAGCGGGAACGGGGAAAACGACGTTGGCGGCACATTTTGCTGAAGCCACTTGTCGGCGGGGTGAACGCTGTCTCTATTTTGCCTTTGAAGAAGCCCCGCAGCAAATTATCCGCAATATGCAATCGGTTGGCATTAATTTACCGGAATTTGTCAACCAAGGCTTGTTACGGTTTCAGGCGAGACGTCCAACGGCTTATGGCTTAGAAATGCACCTGGTACAAATCCACAGTTTAATTAAAGCGTTTCAGCCCACGGTTGTGATTATTGACCCGATGAGTAATCTGACGATGGGCGGTACTCTCTTACAGGCAAAAGCGTTTCTCTTCCGTCTGATTGATCTGCTAAAGTCCCAACAAATTACGGTGTTTTTGACGAATTTAATCCAAGGGGGGATGCTTGTTGAGCAGACGGAGATCGGCGTTTCCTCGTTAATGGATACGTGGTTGGAGGTGCGTTTTGTGGAGAGTAATGGCGAACGCAATCGTGTATTTTTTATCCTCAAATCTCGTGGGATGGAACACTCCAATCAGGTGCGGGAATTGAAATTAACCAAGCAGGGAGTCGAGTTAGTCGATGTCTATTTAGGAGAAGGGATAGTGCTGACGGGTACGGCGCGAAGGATTCAAGCGGAAAAAGAAAAAGCCGTGAAGTTGACTCGAAAACAGGAATTTGAGCGCAAACGCCGCAATTTTGCCCGCCAGAAAGCGATTATCCACTCCCAAATCACCGCCTTGCAAGCGCAACTGGAACGGGAAGAGGAAAATATTGAAGAGATGATGCAGGAGGAGCAATCCCACCAAGATAATCTACAGCAAAACCGAGTCGCGATCGCGCAGCTTCGTCAGGCGGATTTCATTCAGGGCAATGAGTAGACGTCTGTGGTTAATCTCTCAAGTATCAACTACCCAGTGTTTTTAAGTATGGAAACTCTACAAGAAATTAGCAATCAGGCATCAGGATTTTGGCAATTGCGCCTCTATGTAGCAGGGCAAACCCCGAAATCAATTAAAGCATTTGCTAATTTGAAAAAAATTTGCGAGGAACACCTGAATGGTCAATATCATATCGAAGTGATTGATCTACTCGAAAATCCTCAACTTGCCAAAGGAGACAAAATTGTGGCGATTCCGACATTGGTGCGGAAACTGCCACCGCCACTCAAACAAATTATTGGCGATTTATCCAATACTGAAAAGGTTTTGGTAGGACTCGATTTGCGTCGAGACTCCGAAGCAATTTAGCAGACATAGTGTTAATTGATTTCATTAAAAAATAGGATAAAACAATGAAAAAAGAAAACCTAAAAAGTTCGACAGAAGCCTTTGAAAAAGCCCTAACTCAAAGCAACACAACCCATTACTGTCTCCACTTGTATATTTCTGGAACAACGTTAAAATCGATCCGTGCCATTGAAATGATCAAACATATCTGTGAAGACTATCTTCCCGAACGATACACCTTGGAGGTTATCGATATTTATCAACAACCGGAATTGGTTAAGCAAGCACAGATTTTTGCCACACCTACCCTAATTAAAACACTGCCCCTGCCATTACAACGGATTATTGGCGATATGTCCCAGACAGAAAAAATTATGGTGGGGCTAGATATTGTGCCGAAAAATGATTAGCTATAAATTACGTTGAAATCGATGGCAGAAAAAACACGGGAGGAATTAGAACAAGAACTTCAAGACTTACGCGATCGCCTGAGTGTCGCGGAAGAAACATTGCAGGCAATTCGCCAGGGTGAGGTGGATGCATTAGTCGTATCAGGACCCGCAGGTGACCAGATTTTTACCTTACAGAGTGCCGATGAACCTTATCGACTCTTTGTGGAACAAATGCAAGAAGGGGCAGCTACGGTGACATCTGATGGAATGCTGCTCTATTGTAATCGCCGTTTAGCCGATCTTTTGCAAAGAAATTTAGAAACGGTTATTGGCTCTAACTTTAAACAATACCTTAACCCGGTCGAAGTCCCCTTCTTCCAATCCCTATTGCAGAAAGATAAAGCCGGATATAGTCACAGGGAATTCTACCTCATTGCCAGTGATCAGACAGAGATTCCTGTGGAGCTATCGGTCAGTCCATTGATGATGGAGGGGGTCAAAGTTAATTGTTTAATTGTAACGGATTTAACTGAAAATAAACGACAAAAAAAAATAGTTGCCGCTGAAAAGCTGGCGCGTTCTATTTTCGAGCAAGTGGCTGACGCGATTGTCGTCTGTGATCAAAGGGGAACTATTATCCGCACCAGTATGGCTACCCAGGAACTTTGTGGTCAAAATCCCATACTTCAGCCATTTGATCAGATTTTTCCGCTGATGTTTAGCTCATCTACTATTCGGGAAGATAATCATACAATCTCCTCACCATCCCCAACCTCAGGACACCCCTTTTCCATTGCCACAATTCTGAATGGGGAAATCTTCCAAGGGATTGAAGTCGTTTTTGGGCGAGAGGATGGGCAACAATTCCATCTACTCCTGAGTGGGCGGGCGTTGTTGAACTCCAAAAACCAGATCCAAGGGTGTGTGGTGACGCTGACGAATATTACCGCTCGTAAACAGTCAGAACAAGCGCTGCAAGAGAGTCAGGAACGCTTTCGTCGTGCCGTCCTCTATTCACCTATACCGATTATGCTCCATGCTGAAGATGGCGAAGTGTTGCAGATTAACCAAGCTTGGACAGAACTCACGGGTTACACCCATCAAGACATTCCCACGATCGCAGATTGGACTCAAAAAGCCTACGGTACTCGCCAAGGGTTAGTTCAGGAAAATATTGATCAGTTATATCACCTCGATCAACCCATTGGCGAAGGCGAATATACCATTATCACTCGTAATGGCTCCACTCGCATCTGGGATTTCTCTTCCGCCCCCTTGGGTAAGCTGAGTGATGGGCGGCGCATGGTGATTAGCACCGCTCTGGATGTGACGCTGCGTAAGCAAGCTGAACTGGAATTGCAACAGGCAAACGCCACCCTAGAAGTTCGCGTAGAAGAACGCACCAAGGCGCTGCAACAGGAACTGCAAACTCGTCACCAAGCCGAACAGGAACTTCGGGCGTCCCAGGCTCGATTTGCGGGCATTCTGGAAATTGCCAGTGATGGGATTATTTCTGTTGATGCTAACCAACGGATTATCTTATTTAATCAAGGGGCGGAAAAGATGTTTGGCTATCGGGTGAGTGAAGTGTTGGGTCAACCCCTAGATTTACTGTTACCCAATCGCTACACCATTGCTCACCACCAACATATTAAAACCTTCAGCCATTCTCAGGGAAAAGCAAGGCGTATGGGAGAACGCCAAGCTATTTTTGGTCGCCGCAAAGACGGCACAGAATTTCCAGCAGAAGCCTCTATTTCCAAGCTGACTCTAGGTGATCAGGTGGTGTTTACCGCGTTTGTGCAGGACATTACCGAACGCAAACAATTTGAGGAAAAACTCCAGCAAAGTGAAACCCGACTCAAAACCATCATTACTGCTACCTGCGACGGAATCATGATCGTCGATCGCCAGGGTCAGGTTTGTTTTGCCAACCCCGCCGCCGCCCAGCTTTTTGATATGACCCCAGACGCATTACTGAACTATCAGTGGGGAATGCCTTTAGGAGAAACCACAGAAATCGAGTTGATGCAATCGAGTGGGATAGGGCGAACGGCAGAAATGAAGGCAACTCCGATTCAATGGTTCTCAAAATCGGCTTATGTGATTGCCTTACGAGATATTACTAAACGCAAACAGGCAGATTTATCCCTACAACAGGCGAAAGCCGACGCCGAAGCCGCGAATCAGGCAAAAAGTATGTTCCTAGCGAATATGAGCCATGAATTGCGTACTCCGCTGAATATTATTTTGGGGTTTACCCAGGTGATGAGTCGTGATCCAGCGATTACGCCAGAGGAACAAGAAAATTTAGACATTATTAATAAGAGTGGCAATCATTTACTCAGTTTAATTAACGATGTCCTGGATTTATCGAAAATCGAAGCCGGATGTATTAGCGTAGAAGAGAGCCGTTTTGACCTAATTGCTTTGATGCGATCGCTCCAAGAGATGTTTCAACACAAAGCACGGGCTAAAGGGTTGCAGCTTCACTTAAATATTGCGGCTGATGTTCCTCACTATATTCAGGCAGATAGCAACAAATTGCGCCAAGTTCTGATTAATCTGCTCAGTAATGCGATTAAATTCACGCAAAATGGCAGTATTAATTTACGTGTAGCACTTTTGAAGGCAGAAGGAAATGATCACGGTTCAGACGCCGAGGATATGATAACTCCTCCATCTTCCCAGACGCGCCATGGCACGTCTCTACAGGCTTCCCATCTCCATTTTGAGGTTTCCGACACGGGTGTGGGAATTGCGCCAACGGAATTAGGAAGTATATTTGATGCTTTTATCCAAACTCACGCCGGGAAAGTGGCAAATGAAGGAACGGGTTTAGGGTTAGCAATTAGCCGTAAGTTTGTCCAATTAATGGGTGGTGATATTCAGGTGAGTAGTCAACTGAATCAAGGTAGCACGTTCAGCTTTGAGATTCCGGTTCACTTGGCTGATGCATCCGATATGGAACCCATTCATACTCACCGCCGAGTTATTGGATTAGTTCCCAATCAACCCTGCTATCGG
The DNA window shown above is from Coleofasciculus chthonoplastes PCC 7420 and carries:
- a CDS encoding PAS domain S-box protein; translation: MAEKTREELEQELQDLRDRLSVAEETLQAIRQGEVDALVVSGPAGDQIFTLQSADEPYRLFVEQMQEGAATVTSDGMLLYCNRRLADLLQRNLETVIGSNFKQYLNPVEVPFFQSLLQKDKAGYSHREFYLIASDQTEIPVELSVSPLMMEGVKVNCLIVTDLTENKRQKKIVAAEKLARSIFEQVADAIVVCDQRGTIIRTSMATQELCGQNPILQPFDQIFPLMFSSSTIREDNHTISSPSPTSGHPFSIATILNGEIFQGIEVVFGREDGQQFHLLLSGRALLNSKNQIQGCVVTLTNITARKQSEQALQESQERFRRAVLYSPIPIMLHAEDGEVLQINQAWTELTGYTHQDIPTIADWTQKAYGTRQGLVQENIDQLYHLDQPIGEGEYTIITRNGSTRIWDFSSAPLGKLSDGRRMVISTALDVTLRKQAELELQQANATLEVRVEERTKALQQELQTRHQAEQELRASQARFAGILEIASDGIISVDANQRIILFNQGAEKMFGYRVSEVLGQPLDLLLPNRYTIAHHQHIKTFSHSQGKARRMGERQAIFGRRKDGTEFPAEASISKLTLGDQVVFTAFVQDITERKQFEEKLQQSETRLKTIITATCDGIMIVDRQGQVCFANPAAAQLFDMTPDALLNYQWGMPLGETTEIELMQSSGIGRTAEMKATPIQWFSKSAYVIALRDITKRKQADLSLQQAKADAEAANQAKSMFLANMSHELRTPLNIILGFTQVMSRDPAITPEEQENLDIINKSGNHLLSLINDVLDLSKIEAGCISVEESRFDLIALMRSLQEMFQHKARAKGLQLHLNIAADVPHYIQADSNKLRQVLINLLSNAIKFTQNGSINLRVALLKAEGNDHGSDAEDMITPPSSQTRHGTSLQASHLHFEVSDTGVGIAPTELGSIFDAFIQTHAGKVANEGTGLGLAISRKFVQLMGGDIQVSSQLNQGSTFSFEIPVHLADASDMEPIHTHRRVIGLVPNQPCYRIIVTDDKPENRQILVKLLTFPGLEVREVENGQEALTLWQQWQPDLIWMDMRMPIMDGYQATQQIRCQSDSQTPIIIALTAYASKSDRASALEAGCNDYVTKPFQVETLFAKMEEYLGVRYVYADDHPNLSKTTQLETSVNVNQLTPECLSVMPLSWIEMLSEAAQLCDDEEIFSLIEQIPPEETLLITTLSHLAHNFQFDPIIQLAQSVINSDK
- a CDS encoding LEVG family PEP-CTERM protein is translated as MNTQKISTIFRHTGAIASLVAAATVATGFMAPSASALSLVPSAEGEVKLTNPGFTAIGPLVTLDDLIQSVESLANPDGTFSRLFVDDLTTANKYGGVQFQAGDAGTVPGGLWFRPSELEEEQGQLEVGTFKFKFTEVLPELKIAYFDTESSGTTGVPDFGGVLDTDGVLDAGSNPIIPGPDGNISYQIWKDVSFITLKLGQDNPMVGKSGDGVDFQLETTADIPEPATTLGLGALGLMGALGLRKRNKNLS
- a CDS encoding circadian clock KaiB family protein — encoded protein: MKKENLKSSTEAFEKALTQSNTTHYCLHLYISGTTLKSIRAIEMIKHICEDYLPERYTLEVIDIYQQPELVKQAQIFATPTLIKTLPLPLQRIIGDMSQTEKIMVGLDIVPKND
- the kaiB gene encoding circadian clock protein KaiB, which translates into the protein METLQEISNQASGFWQLRLYVAGQTPKSIKAFANLKKICEEHLNGQYHIEVIDLLENPQLAKGDKIVAIPTLVRKLPPPLKQIIGDLSNTEKVLVGLDLRRDSEAI
- the kaiC gene encoding circadian clock protein KaiC, translated to MSKTTLAKNQLRKCPTGIKGLDEITDGGLPLGRTTLICGTAGCGKTLMGMEFIVRGILDYSESAVFMAFEETAAELTQNVASLGWDLDELTATEKLSIDYVYIDPQEIEETGDYDLEALFIRLGSAIDAIGAKRVVLDTVEVLFSGLSNTAIVRAELRRLFRWLKTKGVTAIVTGEKGENSLTRYGIEEYVSDCVIRLDHRLYEDISTRKLQIVKYRGSSHGTNDYPFLINSDGITVLPITSVGLDHTVTHERISSGIERLDTMLGGEGYFRGSSILITGTAGTGKTTLAAHFAEATCRRGERCLYFAFEEAPQQIIRNMQSVGINLPEFVNQGLLRFQARRPTAYGLEMHLVQIHSLIKAFQPTVVIIDPMSNLTMGGTLLQAKAFLFRLIDLLKSQQITVFLTNLIQGGMLVEQTEIGVSSLMDTWLEVRFVESNGERNRVFFILKSRGMEHSNQVRELKLTKQGVELVDVYLGEGIVLTGTARRIQAEKEKAVKLTRKQEFERKRRNFARQKAIIHSQITALQAQLEREEENIEEMMQEEQSHQDNLQQNRVAIAQLRQADFIQGNE
- a CDS encoding AAA-like domain-containing protein, giving the protein MPRSLQVHSHSVSRVKSSLLRNGFPSQKLLAEALSISQSTVSNFLNGKPVDYINFVELCAALGQEWRDIADLETPSPALEVREIRAKVLMSGYPPHFNLTQTIQQAICQAGHDVFLAQQNTALDNYLKLSDYLLLLLSQTTAVSEMVLEQVRLAKTLHHITPQKPAILPILVDVCQNGNGISTPLPFDLLGYLQGTQPWHWRCHDDPTILASEVLQVLSQGRTALPTDHQLAISWSKLTPQTQKNTSLHAPLPVAAPELPEGQVDLDSTFYINRPPIESVCYETITRPGALIRIKAPRQMGKTSLMARILRHAEQQGSQTVALSLQLANQRILANSNTFLEWFCASVSLALGRLDPEQLAKYAQLADMIGSNQSCKAYFEQYLLPHISTSLTLGLDEVDRLFASPEIADDFFGLLRALHEEAKRREIWQKFRLVVVHSTEVYVPLDMNKSPFNVGLPIELPEFNQQQVMELARRHGLEWSIETVDSLVTLVGGHPYLVRLALYHIARQDMTLEDIQQTAPTEAGIYSDHLRRHLWNLQTYPELLDAMKAIVMASTPVRLPSQQAFKLNSMGLVKLFGNDCTPRCQLYQKYFRDRLA